CTAACAAATAAGTTTAATCAGACTATTCCCGGCTTCTATAAGAGACTTGCTGTAAAGCCAGGGATTACTGGACTAGCTCAAGTCAATGGTGGATATGACCTAAACCCAAAAGAAAAATTAGCTTATGATTTAAAATACATTAACGATGCGAGCTTATGGTTGGACCTTAAAATCCTGTTTATGACTTTCAAGGTCATTTTCTTTAAAGAAGGTGCGAGATAACGATCTGTTCAAATAAGAGAGAATGACTTATAAAGAAAAATGGAAAGGAACTTTTTACTTCACGGGGGGATTAAATGAGAAAAGCGTATACTGACAAGAAGGTTTGGATGTTTCATCACTATGCAACTCCACCAACAATGAGTGGACTTACAAGGCCATACGAGTTTTCAAAGCAATTGCATAAATATGGTTATTCATCCAGAGTATTCTCGGCTTCATACCTTCATTATACTGGTGATAATTTGATTGAAGATGATTCATTATACATTGAAGATAATGACTCGATGGTTCCATTTACGTTTATAAAGACATATCCATCATCTAGTAATGGCTTAAAAAGAGTTTTGAATATGGTGTCTTATTATAGGAACCTTATAAAAACAGCAAAAGTGCTCATAAAGAAAGGGAACATACCAGATATTATCATTGCCTCCTCACCACATCCATTAACAATGTTTGCAGGGCTCAAATTATCTAGGAAAATTGGAGTGCCATGCATTTGTGAAGTACGTGATTTTTGGCCTGAGGTGTTCTTTCATGGCGGAAGACTGAATGAAAATGGACTTGTTGGAAAAATGTTATTACGGGGAGAACGCTGGATTTATAAAAAATCTGATGCATTAATCTTTCTAAAAGAAGGTGATGTTACATATATCACCGATAAAGGATGGTCTACTTTGCAAGGTGGAAATGTTGACACTAATAAGTGCCATTACATTAACAATGGAATCGATTTAAAAGAGTTCACTGAGAATAAGGTGAAGCATAGTTATAGTGATCTTGATTTAGGTGGCGAAAAGTTCAATGTGATTTATATTGGAGCGATTCGACCGGTAAACAATGTTGGAAACATTGTAGATGCTGCAAAGTTATTAGCAAACTATGAGGATATCCAATTTCTAATTTATGGAGATGGAAACGAACTAGAATCACTAAGAGAGCGAGTTATTGAGGAACAAATTACTAACGTAAAATTAAAAGGATATGTTGATAAAAAGTATGTATCTACCATTTTGAGTAATTCTTCAGTGAATATCTTGAACTATTCTC
This DNA window, taken from Erysipelothrix larvae, encodes the following:
- a CDS encoding glycosyltransferase family 4 protein translates to MRKAYTDKKVWMFHHYATPPTMSGLTRPYEFSKQLHKYGYSSRVFSASYLHYTGDNLIEDDSLYIEDNDSMVPFTFIKTYPSSSNGLKRVLNMVSYYRNLIKTAKVLIKKGNIPDIIIASSPHPLTMFAGLKLSRKIGVPCICEVRDFWPEVFFHGGRLNENGLVGKMLLRGERWIYKKSDALIFLKEGDVTYITDKGWSTLQGGNVDTNKCHYINNGIDLKEFTENKVKHSYSDLDLGGEKFNVIYIGAIRPVNNVGNIVDAAKLLANYEDIQFLIYGDGNELESLRERVIEEQITNVKLKGYVDKKYVSTILSNSSVNILNYSQSRYNWSRGNSSNKLFEYMASGKPIISTVKIGYSPIEKYNCGITLAQDTSIALADGILEIYNMSKDEYLTMSNNAIEGAKDFDYVELTKKLVSVMEREF